One region of Spiroplasma endosymbiont of Asaphidion curtum genomic DNA includes:
- a CDS encoding solute carrier family 23 protein, translated as MAQNLLLTTSQKPQNYYQWFLFSCQHVFAMFGANILAPLVINNISGQMIITTSMALFASGLGTLIYILVTKAKVPIYLGSSFTYMTTMGTLLKITDSANNGSVFLALFFVGLGYMLVALIIYFVGNKWINKILPPE; from the coding sequence ATGGCTCAAAATTTACTTTTAACAACATCACAAAAACCACAAAATTATTATCAATGGTTTTTATTTTCTTGTCAGCATGTTTTTGCAATGTTTGGTGCTAATATTTTAGCGCCATTAGTTATTAATAATATTTCTGGTCAAATGATAATTACTACTTCAATGGCATTATTTGCTTCAGGGTTAGGAACATTAATTTATATATTAGTTACTAAGGCAAAAGTTCCAATATATTTAGGTTCTTCTTTTACATATATGACAACTATGGGAACATTATTAAAAATAACGGATAGTGCTAACAATGGTTCTGTTTTTTTAGCATTATTTTTTGTTGGTTTAGGATATATGTTAGTTGCTTTAATTATATATTTTGTGGGTAATAAGTGAATTAATAAAATCTTACCACCAGAGTAA
- a CDS encoding helix-turn-helix domain-containing protein produces MGYKHLGIYERIYIENQLKFKVKISEIAKNLNRSISTIIREVNRNKDSNHYFSLIAQNKAENRKQSHVYFHKFKNRELVKYVQQKLLLGWSPEQIYGRIKNFHKEWIISFKTIYNWIYSGLLEKVTNKNFMMLSLF; encoded by the coding sequence ATGGGTTACAAACATCTTGGCATATATGAAAGAATTTATATTGAGAATCAATTGAAGTTTAAAGTAAAAATTAGTGAAATAGCTAAAAATCTTAATCGAAGTATTAGTACTATTATTCGAGAAGTCAATAGAAATAAAGATAGTAATCATTATTTTTCATTAATTGCACAAAATAAAGCAGAAAACAGAAAACAATCACATGTTTATTTTCATAAGTTTAAAAATAGAGAATTAGTAAAATATGTACAACAAAAATTACTATTAGGTTGATCGCCTGAACAAATTTATGGCAGAATTAAAAATTTTCATAAAGAATGAATTATTAGTTTTAAAACAATTTACAATTGAATTTATTCTGGATTACTTGAAAAAGTTACTAATAAAAATTTCATGATGCTAAGTTTATTTTAG
- a CDS encoding IS30 family transposase: protein MGYKHLGIYERIYIENQLKFKVKISEIAKNLNRSISTIIREVNRNKDSNHYFSLIAQNKAENRKQSHVYFHKFKNRELVKYVQQKLLLGWSPEQIYGRIKNFHKEWIISFKTIYNWIYSGLLEKVTNKNLRRKGKKRKSQENRGKFNGKSIKERNINVNNRITVGHWEGDTVVSSRGKSKSCLITLVERTSRFTLAMLVENRTTKVVNKNISHYLSILPNNLVKTITFDRGKEFSNWQQLEKNLNVKIYFANAYSPWQRGTNENTNGLIREKFPKKFNFSNTTKNAVHKFILSLNQRPRKILNYLSPIEYLVRKII from the coding sequence ATGGGTTACAAACATCTTGGCATATATGAAAGAATTTATATTGAGAATCAATTGAAGTTTAAAGTAAAAATTAGTGAAATAGCTAAAAATCTTAATCGAAGTATTAGTACTATTATTCGAGAAGTCAATAGAAATAAAGATAGTAATCATTATTTTTCATTAATTGCACAAAATAAAGCAGAAAACAGAAAACAATCACATGTTTATTTTCATAAGTTTAAAAATAGAGAATTAGTAAAATATGTACAACAAAAATTACTATTAGGTTGATCGCCTGAACAAATTTATGGCAGAATTAAAAATTTTCATAAAGAATGAATTATTAGTTTTAAAACAATTTACAATTGAATTTATTCTGGATTACTTGAAAAAGTTACTAATAAAAATTTAAGAAGAAAAGGTAAGAAACGAAAATCTCAAGAAAATCGCGGTAAATTTAATGGTAAATCAATTAAAGAACGAAATATTAATGTTAATAATCGTATAACTGTTGGTCATTGAGAAGGTGATACTGTAGTATCATCACGAGGTAAAAGTAAATCATGTTTAATAACTTTAGTTGAAAGAACATCAAGATTTACTTTAGCAATGTTAGTTGAAAATAGAACTACTAAAGTTGTTAACAAAAACATTAGCCATTATTTATCAATTCTTCCAAATAATCTTGTTAAGACTATAACATTTGATAGGGGTAAAGAATTTTCTAATTGACAACAACTTGAAAAAAATTTAAATGTGAAAATTTATTTTGCTAATGCGTATTCGCCTTGACAAAGAGGTACTAATGAAAATACTAATGGTTTAATTAGAGAAAAATTTCCTAAAAAATTTAATTTTTCAAATACTACTAAAAATGCAGTTCATAAATTTATATTGTCTTTAAACCAAAGACCAAGAAAAATACTAAATTATCTTTCACCAATCGAATATTTGGTTAGAAAAATAATTTAG
- a CDS encoding helix-turn-helix domain-containing protein: protein MGKNSYSNEFKKQIVMLYQNGKSIVEIINEYGISKSAVYQWIENFNNSGSFKVKDNRTVEENELIYLRKENQQLRMENDILKQAALIIGKK, encoded by the coding sequence ATGGGGAAAAACTCATATTCAAATGAATTTAAAAAACAAATTGTCATGCTTTATCAAAACGGAAAAAGCATTGTTGAAATTATTAATGAATACGGGATATCAAAATCAGCCGTATATCAGTGAATTGAAAATTTTAATAATTCTGGGTCATTTAAAGTGAAAGATAATCGCACTGTCGAAGAAAATGAATTAATTTACTTGCGAAAAGAAAACCAACAATTACGAATGGAAAATGACATTTTAAAGCAAGCAGCACTGATAATCGGCAAAAAATAG
- a CDS encoding transposase family protein — translation MKFDKFNFINDKELLRLTGIKQSTFNKMLNILKEAELKKFKRGGKNNKLSLENRLLMTLSYWREYRTYFHLGKSFDISEASCYRNIKWIEDILIKHPDFQQLAGKKSINKWLF, via the coding sequence ATGAAATTTGATAAATTTAATTTTATTAATGATAAAGAATTATTACGATTAACTGGAATAAAGCAAAGTACTTTTAATAAAATGTTAAATATTTTAAAAGAAGCTGAGTTAAAAAAGTTTAAAAGAGGTGGTAAAAATAATAAATTATCATTAGAAAATAGATTATTGATGACTTTATCATATTGACGAGAATATCGTACTTATTTTCATCTTGGTAAAAGTTTTGATATTAGTGAAGCTAGTTGTTATCGAAATATCAAGTGAATTGAAGATATTTTAATCAAACATCCTGATTTTCAACAACTTGCTGGTAAAAAAAGCATTAATAAATGATTATTTTAA
- a CDS encoding solute carrier family 23 protein yields the protein MLGDGLATSVSAIIAIGVSFLAPVTQVISMVPKPVMGGVGIILFGLIATNGIKVLFDHQVNLNDMRNVFIIGIMLILAIGQAVLNIEGSLYAIIFNCWYYFKFIIA from the coding sequence TTGTTAGGTGATGGTTTAGCTACTTCGGTGTCAGCAATAATAGCAATTGGGGTTTCGTTTTTAGCTCCAGTTACGCAAGTAATAAGTATGGTTCCTAAACCTGTTATGGGAGGAGTGGGAATTATTCTTTTTGGATTAATTGCTACTAATGGCATTAAAGTATTATTTGATCATCAAGTAAATTTAAATGATATGAGAAATGTATTCATTATTGGCATTATGCTAATTTTAGCGATTGGTCAAGCTGTTTTGAACATTGAAGGTAGTTTATATGCCATTATCTTCAATTGTTGGTATTATTTTAAATTTATTATTGCATAG
- a CDS encoding transposase family protein — protein sequence MKFDKFNFINDKELLRLTEIKQSTFNKMLNILKEAELKKFKRGGKNNKLSLENRLLMTLSYWREYRTYFHLGKSFDISEASCYRNIKWIEDILIKHPDFQQLAGKKALINDYFNDKTIIIDATETPIQRPKKDKNNLIQEKRKNTLLKHK from the coding sequence ATGAAATTTGATAAATTTAATTTTATTAATGATAAAGAATTATTACGATTAACTGAAATAAAGCAAAGTACTTTTAATAAAATGTTAAATATTTTAAAAGAAGCTGAGTTAAAAAAGTTTAAAAGAGGTGGTAAAAATAATAAATTATCATTAGAAAATAGATTATTGATGACTTTATCATATTGACGAGAATATCGTACTTATTTTCATCTTGGTAAAAGTTTTGATATTAGTGAAGCTAGTTGTTATCGAAATATCAAGTGAATTGAAGATATTTTAATCAAACATCCTGATTTTCAACAACTTGCTGGTAAAAAAGCATTAATAAATGATTATTTTAATGATAAAACAATTATTATTGATGCTACAGAAACACCCATTCAACGCCCAAAAAAAGACAAAAACAATCTTATTCAGGAAAAAAGAAAAAACACACTATTAAAACACAAGTAA
- a CDS encoding IS30 family transposase encodes MNNLITVGHWEGDTVVSSRGKSKSCLITLVERTSRFTLAMLVENRTTKVVNENISHYLSILPNNLVKTITFDRGKEFSNWQQLEKNLNVKIYFANAYSPWQRGTNENTNGLIREKFPKKFNFSNTTKNAVHKFILSLNQRPRKILNYLSPIEYLVRKII; translated from the coding sequence ATGAATAATCTTATAACTGTTGGTCATTGAGAAGGTGATACTGTAGTATCATCACGAGGTAAAAGTAAATCATGTTTAATAACTTTAGTTGAAAGAACATCAAGATTTACTTTAGCAATGTTAGTTGAAAATAGAACTACTAAAGTTGTTAACGAAAACATTAGCCATTATTTATCAATTCTTCCAAATAATCTTGTTAAGACTATAACATTTGATAGGGGTAAAGAATTTTCTAATTGACAACAACTTGAAAAAAATTTAAATGTGAAAATTTATTTTGCTAATGCGTATTCGCCTTGACAAAGAGGTACTAATGAAAATACTAATGGTTTAATTAGAGAAAAATTTCCTAAAAAATTTAATTTTTCAAATACTACTAAAAATGCAGTTCATAAATTTATATTGTCTTTAAACCAAAGACCAAGAAAAATACTAAATTATCTTTCACCAATCGAATATTTGGTTAGAAAAATAATTTAG
- a CDS encoding solute carrier family 23 protein: MIIIIGLLVAGIVINNSGLNPTNWASVKEVYPYWIAILIVGITLLAIISFNILCKDIFKVIPILLGMIVGYLVALIFHFSSSYQIINISLLTNVNNWSWHPWNKSVFKGIWNIDNKILVTAIFSLLPLIFITIAEHIGDHVNIGQITGNNYLKNPGYTGHC, translated from the coding sequence ATGATTATTATAATTGGTTTATTGGTTGCAGGAATTGTCATTAATAATTCAGGCTTAAATCCTACAAATTGAGCAAGTGTGAAAGAGGTTTATCCTTACTGAATAGCAATTTTAATTGTGGGAATTACTTTATTAGCAATTATTAGTTTTAATATTTTGTGTAAAGATATTTTTAAGGTAATTCCGATTTTATTGGGAATGATTGTTGGATATTTAGTTGCATTAATATTTCATTTTAGTAGTAGTTATCAAATTATTAACATATCTTTACTTACAAATGTTAATAATTGAAGTTGACACCCTTGAAATAAAAGTGTTTTTAAAGGAATTTGAAACATTGATAATAAAATATTAGTTACTGCTATTTTTAGTTTATTACCATTAATATTTATTACTATCGCTGAGCATATTGGTGATCATGTAAATATTGGTCAAATTACAGGAAATAATTATTTAAAAAATCCAGGATACACCGGACATTGTTAG
- the rpmB gene encoding 50S ribosomal protein L28 gives MSRKCEVTGKSVLSGNKRSHAMNASRRKWNVNLQTVKVEIDGQVKKVKMSTRALRTLKRKGI, from the coding sequence ATGTCAAGGAAATGTGAAGTAACTGGTAAAAGTGTTCTGTCTGGTAATAAGCGTTCTCATGCCATGAATGCATCAAGAAGAAAATGAAATGTTAATTTACAAACTGTAAAAGTTGAAATTGATGGCCAAGTAAAAAAAGTTAAAATGTCAACTCGTGCTTTAAGAACATTAAAGCGCAAAGGAATTTAA
- a CDS encoding transposase family protein, translating into MKFDKFNFINDKELLRLTGIKQSTFNKMLNILKEAELKKFKRGGKNNKLSLENRLLMTLSYWREYRTYFHLGKSFDISEASCYRNIKWIEDILIKHPDFQQLAGKKALINDYFNDKTIIRLLALLIKIITNNL; encoded by the coding sequence ATGAAATTTGATAAATTTAATTTTATTAATGATAAAGAATTATTACGATTAACTGGAATAAAGCAAAGTACTTTTAATAAAATGTTAAATATTTTAAAAGAAGCTGAGTTAAAAAAGTTTAAAAGAGGTGGTAAAAATAATAAATTATCATTAGAAAATAGATTATTGATGACTTTATCATATTGACGAGAATATCGTACTTATTTTCATCTTGGTAAAAGTTTTGATATTAGTGAAGCTAGTTGTTATCGAAATATCAAGTGAATTGAAGATATTTTAATCAAACATCCTGATTTTCAACAACTTGCTGGTAAAAAAGCATTAATAAATGATTATTTTAATGATAAAACAATTATTAGACTTCTTGCATTACTTATTAAAATAATTACAAATAATTTGTAA